A single region of the Gopherus evgoodei ecotype Sinaloan lineage chromosome 3, rGopEvg1_v1.p, whole genome shotgun sequence genome encodes:
- the HTR1E gene encoding 5-hydroxytryptamine receptor 1E, which produces MNFTNCTTEANVAVKPKTVTEKMLITLTLAIITILTMLLNSAVITAIGTTKKLHQPANYLICSLAVTDLLVALLVMPLSITYIVMDTWTLGYFICEIWLSVDMTCCTCSILHLCVIALDRYWAITDAIEYARKRTAKRAGLMIVTVWTISIFISMPPLFWRNHHSVTIPSECRIQHDHVIYTIYSTFGAFYIPLTLILILYYRIYHAAKSLYQKRGSSRHLSNKSTDSQNSFASCKLTQTFCVSDFSTSDPITEFDKIHASVRFPPVDNDLELAGDRQQISSTRERKAARILGLILGAFILSWLPFFIKELIVGLSVRKVSAEVADFLTWLGYVNSLINPLLYTSFNEDFKMAFKKLIRCWENS; this is translated from the coding sequence atgaatTTCACTAACTGCACAACAGAAGCCAACGTGGCTGTCAAACCCAAAACAGTCACCGAAAAGATGCTTATTACCCTGACCTTGGCCATAATCACAATTTTGACTATGCTACTGAACTCTGCTGTAATTACAGCAATTGGCACTACCAAGAAACTACACCAGCCTGCAAATTACTTAATATGTTCATTAGCTGTGACAGATCTGCTTGTTGCTCTTCTAGTCATGCCCTTAAGTATTACATACATAGTGATGGATACATGGACACTGGGATACTTCATCTGTGAGATATGGCTTAGCGTTGACATGACCTGTTGCACGTGTTCAATTCTTCATCTTTGCGTCATTGCACTGGATAGATACTGGGCGATCACAGATGCTATCGAATACGCCAGGAAAAGAACGGCAAAAAGGGCCGGACTTATGATAGTCACTGTGTGGACTATATCCATTTTCATTTCGATGCCACCTTTGTTTTGGAGAAATCACCACAGCGTCACAATTCCCAGCGAGTGTCGCATTCAACACGATCACGTGATCTACACTATTTACTCCACTTTTGGGGCATTTTATATCCCCTTGACGCTAATACTGATCCTCTATTACAGAATTTACCATGCTGCAAAAAGCCTATACCAAAAACGGGGGTCAAGCCGCCACCTAAGCAACAAGAGCACCGACAGCCAAAATTCTTTTGCCAGTTGTAAGCTCACGCAGACGTTCTGTGTGTCAGATTTCTCAACATCTGACCCAATCACGGAATTTGATAAAATACACGCATCAGTGAGATTTCCTCCTGTTGATAATGACCTGGAGCTGGCTGGTGACCGTCAGCAGATTTCCAGTACACGGGAACGAAAGGCTGCTCGCATCCTGGGACTGATCTTAGGGGCTTTCATCTTGTCGTGGTTGCCATTTTTCATTAAGGAGCTTATTGTGGGCCTGAGTGTTCGCAAGGTGTCTGCAGAAGTAGCTGACTTTTTGACATGGCTTGGCTATGTCAACTCCCTTATCAACCCTCTGCTATACACTAGTTTTAATGAAGATTTTAAGATGGCCTTTAAAAAGCTTATTAGGTGCTGGGAAAATTCTTAA